GGCGAGTGCGCTGCGCTCCAGACGCCGGGCGGAGACCGCCGGCCACCGCAGCCGCACGGCGTCGCGCGTGGTGTCGCTCATCAGTGATCACTTCCTTGTTCCTCGCGGCGCCGTCCCCGGCGGCAGACGGACTGGTGAACCTACCCATCCGGGCTCGTGGCCGCCTAGACCGGCGCTCGAACCGCGGGTCCGTGTCCCGGGGCAGCACGACGCCGGCCCGAGCCCCGGGAGGGGGCCACGGGCCGGCACGGGCGGGCGCGGCTACGGGATGTCAGCCGACGGAGGGCGTCGGTGCGTTCGCGGCGGGCGCGGCCTCGCTCCGGAGCGCCGGTTCGTCGTCGGCCGATGCGGCGCCGGAGGGGGCGGCCGTGTCCTCGGCGCCGTCCTCGGCGGGCGGTGCGAACTGGGCCTGCGCTGCCTTCGGCAGGGCGAACATCAGCAGGAATGCCAGCGCCATACCGCCGATCACCCACCACAGCGAGTGGGTGAACGCCGTGATGAAGGGCGCGCCGCCGGTCGGGGCCGGCTTCCCGGCGTCGTCCACGACGTTGAAGAAGGCCACCGACGTCAGACCGAGGCCGAGCGACAGTCCCACCTGGTTGATCGTGTTGATCAGCCCCGAAGCGGAACCGGCATGCCGGCCGGGCACTTCGGACAGCACCGCACTGGTCAGCGGCGCCATGATCATGCCGAGGCCGCAGCCGCCCACGATGAGGGGGACGGCGATCTGCGCCGGAGTGACGGCGGTGCCCTGCTGGTGGGCGATCAAGCCGTAGAGCCCCAGCCCGACGATCATCAGCAGCGCCCCGGCCTGGAGCACCTTCCGGCCGAACCGCGGTACGAGCTTCGGCACGGCGACCATGGCGACACCGGCCATCGTCGCGCCGAACAGCAGGCTCGTCAGCGCGGCCCGCAACGGCGTCCAGCCCAGACCGACCTGCATATAGAGCGCCCCGGTGAGGGAGAACAGACCGAAGGAGGTGCCGAAGGTCAGCTGGACGACGATGCCGGCCGCGAAGCTCCGGATGCGGAACAGCGACAGCTCCAGCAGCGGGGAGGCGTCCTTGCGGACCTTGGAGCGCTGGTGCAGGACGAACAGCACGAACAGCACGACGCTGCCGGCGAGGGAAGCGAAGCACCACGCCGGCCAGCCCAGGTCACGGCCCCGGGTGAGCGGGAAGAGCAGCATGAACAGGGCGAGCGTGACGAGGGTGACGCCCGCCAGGTCCAGGCGTGGCGCGCTGGGCGCCTTGGATTCGCGGACGAAGCGGTGGCCGAGGATCAGACCGGCGATCCCGATCGGCAGGTTGACCAGGAAGATCGGGCGCCATTCGAGACCGAAGAGGTTCCACTCGGTCAGCAGGGCGCCGATGACCGGGCCGGAGACCGCACCGATGCCGCAGACGGCACCGAACATCCCGAAGACCTTCCCGCTCTCCTGGGGAGCGAAGGTGACATGGATGATCGACAGCACCTGCGGGACCATCATGGCGGCCATCCCGCCCTGGAGCACGCGGGAGACGATCAGCACGTCCGGGCCGGTCGCCAGGCCCGACAGCGCGGACGCGAGGGTGAAACCGGCCATGGCGAGCAGGAAGACTTTCTTGCGCCCGAAGATGTCGCCGAGCCGGCCACCGGTGACCAGGCCGACGGCGAACGCGAGCGTATAGCCTGCCGCGATCCACTGAATGGAGGTGTAGGAAGCATCGATGTCCCGCTGGATGCTCGGGATCGCGATGTTGATGATCGTCGCGTCGAGCAGATCCAGCAGGGTAGCGGTCAGTAATACGGCCAGTGCCATCCAGCGCCGGGCATCCGCGACCGGTTCTGCCGCTGTTTCGCGGGCGGAGCTCATGGGCCTCTCCTGATACGGGGGTTTGGGCGTGTCTACCGAGCCTGCTGGACCGCGCTAGAGCCGCGCTCGGGTGCCGCCGGAGCCGGGGGCTCCGCCTCCGCTCCACGGGGGCGGGGCAGGGGCGGCCGGCCGCGGGACCGTGGGGGCGCAGGTCTTCAGCGACGCTCCACGGGCGTTCGAGTCCCGTCCACGACGGTGGGTCCCGTCCGAGCCGGCCCGGCTCGCCGTTCGACGCGCCCTGGAGGACGAATGGTCATCGATGCCTGCCGCATCTGCGACAACCGCACGCTGTTGCCCGTGCTCGACCTGGGCCCCTCCGCCCTCACGGGCGTCTTCCCCGCGACGCCGGAACAGAAAGTGCCCACCGTCCCGCTGGAGTTGGTGATGTGCTCGCCCGACGGCTGCGGTCTGCTCCAGCTGCGGCACACCGCCGACCTCGGGCTGATGTACGGCGAGCACTACGGATACCGCTCCGGCATCCGGCCGTTCATGATCGAGCACCTGCGCGGCAAGGTGGCGGCGATCACCGAACTGGTCGAACTCGCCCCCGGCGACCTGGTGCTGGACATCGGCAGCAACGACGGCACCCTGCTCGGCTGCTACCCCCGCAACGGCCTCGCGCTGGTCGGCATCGACCCGTCGGGGGAGAAGTTCCGCGCCTCCTACCCGACGGACGCCGAGCTGGTCACCGACTTCTTCTCCCGGCAGGTCTTCACCGAGCGGTTCGGCACCCGGCGCGCCAAAGCGGTCACCTCCATCGCGATGTTCTACGACCTCCCGCGCCCGCTCGACTTCATGCGGGACGTCGCCGCCATCCTCGATGACGACGGCGTGTGGGTCATGGAACAGAGCTATATGCCCGCCATGCTGGAGGCCAGCGCCTATGACGTGGTCTGCCACGAGCACCTGGAGTACTACGCGCTGCGGCAGATCGAGTGGATGGCCGAGCGCGCGGGGCTCGTGGTCATCGGGGCCCGGCTCACCGACGTCTACGGCGGCAGCCTCTCACTGACCCTGGCCAAGCAGGGCAGCCGGCTGCCCGTCGACCACACCGCCCTCGCCCGCATCCGCGCCCATGAGCGGAAGCTGGGGCTCGACACCCCGGCGCCCTACGAGGCGTTCGCCCGGCGGGCCGCCGACTCCCGCGACCAACTGGTGGAGTTCCTCGCGGACTCCCGCAAGGCGGGCCGGCTGACCGTCGGCTACGGCGCCTCCACCAAGGGCAATGTCATCCTCCAGTACTGCGGTCTGGGCCCGGACGACCTGCCGTGCATCGGCGAACCCAACGAGGAGAAGGCCGGCTGCTTCACCCCCGGCACGGGCATCCCGATCGTGTCCGAGGCCGACGCCAAGGCGCTCGCACCGGACCAGTTGCTCGTGCTGCCGTGGATCTACCGTGACGGCTACGTCGAGCGGGAGGCCGCCTTCGTCGCCAACGGCGGAAAGCTGGTCTTCCCGCTCCCGGAAATCACCGTCCTGTGAGGGCGGCGACCGCGTCGTACGGGCCGCCCGCCATCGGTCCGACGCCCCGTCAGGATCGGTGGTGAGCGCCGTGCGCACCCGAGAGCTCGCCGTGTCCGGCGCCTTCGAGTTCACCCCGGAAGTCCACGCCGACCGGCGGGGGATGTTCGTCTCGCCCTTGCAGGAGGAGGCGTTCCTCGCCGCCGTCGGCCGTCCCTTCCCCGTGGCGCAGACCAACCACAGCAGATCGGCCCGCGGGGTGCTGCGCGGTGTGCACTTCACCACGGCGCCTCCCGGCCAGGCCAAGTACGTCCACTGTGCCCGCGGCCGGGCCCTCGACGTGGTGGTCGATCTGCGGCTGGGATCACCGACGTTCGGCGCCCGGGACACCGTGGACATGGACGAGGGGACCTGCCGGGCCGCCTACTACCCCGAAGGCGTGGGACACGCCTTCCTCGCCCTGGAGGACGACACCGTCATGTCGTATCTGGTGTCCACCGGCTACCGGGCCGAACGGGAGCTGGCCCTCGACCCCTTGGACAAGGAGCTCGCCCTGCCGTGGCCGGCCGGCACCGACTTCGTGCTCTCCGACCGGGACCGTGTCGCCCCCGGCCTGGCGCAGGCCACGGCCCAGGGGCTGCTGCCCCGCTACGCGGACTGCGCACGGGTCTGACGGAGGCCTCGATGACCACGACAGACATGCCCCGCCGGGTCGCGGTCCTGGGCGCCACCGGCTGCGTGGGCCGGCACCTGTGCGCGGCCTTCGCGGCCCGGGGGACGGACGTCGTCGCGATCGCCCGCCGCGACGCCCCGCACCTGCGCCCCCATCCGTTCCTCCCGCTCGACCTGGCCCGCTGCACGGGGGCCGGGCTGGCCGCGATCCTGGCGGACGAAGGCGTCGACACGGTCGTCAACGCCACCCTCGGCTGGGGGAGTACGCCCGAGGAGATGGCGCACTCCAACGTCCGCCCGGTGGAACGGCTGCTGGCCGCCCTGCCGCGGCTCCCGGACCCGGTCCGGCTCGTGCACCTGGGCACCATCCACGAGTACGGCCCGGTCCCGGCCGGCACCTCCCTCGACGAGGACGTCGCGCCGCGCCCGGTATCGCTGTACGCCCGGGCGAAGCTGACCGCGTCGCGCCTGGTGCTGGACGCCGTCCGCCGCGGGGAGGTCCAGGGTTCCGTGCTGCGGCTGACCAACACCGTCGGGCCGCACCCGGCCAGGGAGAGCTTCTTCGGGGCCCTGGCGGCACGGCTGCGGCGGACCGACCCGGACGTAGGGCTCGACGTCACGGTGGCCGCGGCCCGCCGCGACTACGTCGACGTCAGGGACGCGGCCGACGCGGTGCTCGCCGCGGCCGCGGTCCGGTCCGCCGAACCGCTGCTGAACATCGGCCGGGGCGCGGCGGTGGACATCCGCACCATGGTCCGCACCCTGATCACGGTCAGCGGCCTGCCCCCGGACGCGGTCCGGGTCAGCGTCGACGACGTACCCAGCCGCAGCGCCGGCGCGGACTGGATCCAGGTGGACCGCTCCCGGGCCGAGCGGTCCCTGGGCTGGCGCCCGCGCCACGCCCTGGCCACGTCGTTCCGCGACATGTGGGACACCGTGGGCGCCGCGGACGGCTCGTACAGCGCCTGACGGACGGCCGGGCGGCGCGGGGAGCGGTGACCGCCGCCCGGGGTCACCGGCTCCCGGTGCGCAGCTCAGCCGATCAGGACCTGGCCCGCCGCGGGCACCGCGCGCTTCCGCCCCGCGGTGCCCGCTCCGCCGGGCCCCGCCAGAAAGCCGAGCAGCGCCCCGGCCTCCTCCTGTACCTCGGCTGCCTCGTCCGGTGCCAGCGGCCGGAACGGTGTGACCTCCAAGGTGCCGTCCCGCCACGACCAGATGCCGCGCACAAAGCCGTCGACCAGGAACACCGGGCGCACCTCGCTGCCGGTGATCACCCGCCGGCGGTCCGCGTCGTCGATCACCCGTGTGCGGTCCGCATGACCGAGGACGAGATTGTCGAAGGGCGGCAGAAAGCGCGCCGGCGCGGGCCGGTCCGGGTCGGCGAGCGGAGCGCCGGGCACATCGAACAACTCCCGGCCCGAGGAGTCGTGGTACACCCGCAGCCGCGACCGCATGCCGTCGACCACCGCCCGCAGCCTGGTCAGACCGCACCACGCCTGGATGTCCCTCACCCCGGCCGGCCCGTAGGCCGCGAGATAGCGCAGGATCACGTCGTCGATGCGGGGCAGCGCGGCCATCGGGCGGCCGAGCCATTCCTCCGCGAGGACCACCGGAGTGGCGCCGCGGTGGCCCCAGACGCCGCTGGGCGGCGGGTGCACATGCGCCACCAGCGACTGCACGGCATAGGCCAGGGCGAGACTGTCCCGACCGGGGAACCGC
This Streptomyces decoyicus DNA region includes the following protein-coding sequences:
- a CDS encoding MFS transporter translates to MSSARETAAEPVADARRWMALAVLLTATLLDLLDATIINIAIPSIQRDIDASYTSIQWIAAGYTLAFAVGLVTGGRLGDIFGRKKVFLLAMAGFTLASALSGLATGPDVLIVSRVLQGGMAAMMVPQVLSIIHVTFAPQESGKVFGMFGAVCGIGAVSGPVIGALLTEWNLFGLEWRPIFLVNLPIGIAGLILGHRFVRESKAPSAPRLDLAGVTLVTLALFMLLFPLTRGRDLGWPAWCFASLAGSVVLFVLFVLHQRSKVRKDASPLLELSLFRIRSFAAGIVVQLTFGTSFGLFSLTGALYMQVGLGWTPLRAALTSLLFGATMAGVAMVAVPKLVPRFGRKVLQAGALLMIVGLGLYGLIAHQQGTAVTPAQIAVPLIVGGCGLGMIMAPLTSAVLSEVPGRHAGSASGLINTINQVGLSLGLGLTSVAFFNVVDDAGKPAPTGGAPFITAFTHSLWWVIGGMALAFLLMFALPKAAQAQFAPPAEDGAEDTAAPSGAASADDEPALRSEAAPAANAPTPSVG
- a CDS encoding class I SAM-dependent methyltransferase, whose protein sequence is MVIDACRICDNRTLLPVLDLGPSALTGVFPATPEQKVPTVPLELVMCSPDGCGLLQLRHTADLGLMYGEHYGYRSGIRPFMIEHLRGKVAAITELVELAPGDLVLDIGSNDGTLLGCYPRNGLALVGIDPSGEKFRASYPTDAELVTDFFSRQVFTERFGTRRAKAVTSIAMFYDLPRPLDFMRDVAAILDDDGVWVMEQSYMPAMLEASAYDVVCHEHLEYYALRQIEWMAERAGLVVIGARLTDVYGGSLSLTLAKQGSRLPVDHTALARIRAHERKLGLDTPAPYEAFARRAADSRDQLVEFLADSRKAGRLTVGYGASTKGNVILQYCGLGPDDLPCIGEPNEEKAGCFTPGTGIPIVSEADAKALAPDQLLVLPWIYRDGYVEREAAFVANGGKLVFPLPEITVL
- a CDS encoding dTDP-4-dehydrorhamnose 3,5-epimerase family protein, giving the protein MRTRELAVSGAFEFTPEVHADRRGMFVSPLQEEAFLAAVGRPFPVAQTNHSRSARGVLRGVHFTTAPPGQAKYVHCARGRALDVVVDLRLGSPTFGARDTVDMDEGTCRAAYYPEGVGHAFLALEDDTVMSYLVSTGYRAERELALDPLDKELALPWPAGTDFVLSDRDRVAPGLAQATAQGLLPRYADCARV
- a CDS encoding NAD-dependent epimerase/dehydratase family protein: MTTTDMPRRVAVLGATGCVGRHLCAAFAARGTDVVAIARRDAPHLRPHPFLPLDLARCTGAGLAAILADEGVDTVVNATLGWGSTPEEMAHSNVRPVERLLAALPRLPDPVRLVHLGTIHEYGPVPAGTSLDEDVAPRPVSLYARAKLTASRLVLDAVRRGEVQGSVLRLTNTVGPHPARESFFGALAARLRRTDPDVGLDVTVAAARRDYVDVRDAADAVLAAAAVRSAEPLLNIGRGAAVDIRTMVRTLITVSGLPPDAVRVSVDDVPSRSAGADWIQVDRSRAERSLGWRPRHALATSFRDMWDTVGAADGSYSA
- a CDS encoding winged helix DNA-binding domain-containing protein, with the translated sequence MSQLSLRTLNRTYLERQLLLDRATRTPLETIGHLTGLQGQEPDAPYVGLWARLADFRHDGLTALLHDRSVVRAKLLRNTQHLVRAEDFRTLHPLLAPVLGKARQGAFGRAINGLDTGELAKVGRELMSGDGLTRPQLGRALAARFPGRDSLALAYAVQSLVAHVHPPPSGVWGHRGATPVVLAEEWLGRPMAALPRIDDVILRYLAAYGPAGVRDIQAWCGLTRLRAVVDGMRSRLRVYHDSSGRELFDVPGAPLADPDRPAPARFLPPFDNLVLGHADRTRVIDDADRRRVITGSEVRPVFLVDGFVRGIWSWRDGTLEVTPFRPLAPDEAAEVQEEAGALLGFLAGPGGAGTAGRKRAVPAAGQVLIG